DNA from Victivallaceae bacterium:
CAAAGTTCTCCCTAACGATATACTAAAAAGCGTCAATGGGCAGTCGATCGATGGGATGAGTTTTTCTAAAGTTTTAGAAATACTTAAAGGACCTGAAAATTCAACGGTAGTACTCGATCTGGAACACTCCAAACCGAAAAAAAGAGTCGAAGTGAAAATCACCAGAAAAAAAATCATCCTTGGAGATAAAAGAGTCGATGTGTCTTCGGAACCTTTCGCAAACGGAATTATAGGAAAAATTAACCTTCATTCATTTTATGAAGGAGAAAATAACGTTTCGAGCGAATTGGATTTAAAAAAATCCATATCCGAGCTTCAAGAAAAAAATATGCTCGGACTTATTCTCGATCTTCGGGAAAACAGCGGAGGATTTTTATCTCAAGCAGTCAAAGTGTCCGGATTATTCATGACGAACGGTGTAGTAGTAATTTCCCGTTATTCGGACGGAAGCGTCAAATACTACCGTACCTTTAACGGAAATAAATTCTATGACGGACCATTGGTTATTTTAATTTCAAAAAACACGGCTTCAGCCTCAGAGATCGTTGCCCAAACTCTACAAGATTACGGCATCGGAATAATCGTCGGAGATCAACAAACTTACGGGAAAGGAACAGTCCAACATCAAACCATTACGGGAAATTTCAAGAATGAACCCCTGTTCAAAGTTACTGTCGGTCGGTATTATACAGTATCGGGAAAATCGACTCAGATAGAAGGAGTAAAATCCGATATTTCCGTGCCCTCGAAATATTCTGAAGAAGAGATCGGAGAGAGATATTTGGACAATCCTCTTTTACCCGACTCTTACTCGGCAGCTTTCGAGGACAGTCTATCGGATATCAATCCCACGGCAAAAAAATGGTTCAAAAAATACTACGTCCCCAACCTACAAGTAAAAGAGGACCGATGGACAACTATTTTACCCAATCTTGTTATCAATAGTAAGATCCGACTGGAAAATAATAGAAACTACGAAAATTTCCTTTCGGTTTTGAAAAACGCATTCGAAACAACCGGTACGTATAAAGAAGCTTCTTTCGGGTCTAACGATTTACAAATGGAAGAATCGGTTAATATAATCAAGGATATGATTCTCCTTTCTCAAATAAGACCTATGGATTCGAAATAAATCGATTCCTTAAGGTCAAATAACTTCAGAAGGTCAATCTTTCGGATTTAAGAACGCATCGAAAAAACCATCCTTTCATCTTCATTGTCATCGTTGCCGAAACAAAGTCAACTTCATAAGGTATTCAACCGAATACGAAAAAATATGGCCGTATAACCACAAATTCGAACATATAATAAAACTTGGTCCGAACTAGGTAAACCGTCCGAAATGAAACACAAGGTTCATCGAAAACAAGCGTCTCGATTAAGAAAACGAAACGGAAAGTCAAAACAATCGAGACGATTTATCCCAAGAAACAATATTATCAATTCAGATAATTTAAAAAATTCTTTGACATAATGAATCTCACGTTCAAGCGGATATCGATGTCGAGACCGTCTTATGAAATCGGCTGTTTAATCTCTTCAACGGTCACGAACAAATTTCGATATTTATACCATAGAGATTCCGAAAAAAAATCCTAAGAATTAACCGGGCATTTTCTCGGTTAACGATACGTCAAACCAGTTGTATCCGTAAGACTCGGTATTTATTATTGTGTTCCGGGACGAATGAACAAAGGAAGCTTTACCATGGAATCGACTCATAAAAAATGAGAGATTGCCGTTTCGATTGCAAAAACTCAATGCAACAAAAAACGGAAGAGAAATGAATATCTTCCGTTATAACGTTTGCTAAGCAAAAGATTAATAAACGTGAGTGTTTTCTACGTCGGTAACGGGAGTCGTAAGAGAATCCGAAGACAATGTCGCTTCTCCTCTTGCATCTCCGGTAGCCACGCTTTTCAAAGTAACCGCATATTCAACGGTACATTTCGACGGTAGGCGATCCAGAGGTTCGAACAACACGGTATTTCCGGTAATAACCCCTTTAGTCGGACCTTTAACATCCGTAGGTTCCAGTTCTTTAGAAAATTTTAAACCTAAAATGACATTCGTATCATCTGCAGTACCGCGATTACTGATTCGAATACAATAAACGGTTTGATCTCCGATACAAATCGGATCGTTCGTCTCGACTACACACATATGCGTCGCAGCCAAACCTTTCCATTCCGTAGTAATTTCGGCACAGGAAATGCATTCTCCGCACTCGGAATTGGTTTTTACACTAACCCTGTTGCAAGCCTTTCCGGGATGTTTGGATTTCAAGGAAACTTTAAAAACCAGCTCTTCTCCGGGACAAATTTCAGGAATGATCCAACAAGCATTATTGTTACACATTTCAGCTCCTTGAGCATCCAGTACGGAAGTACCGTTCGCGGATATAAAATTAACACGAACGTTTCTCAAAATAAGATCGCCGGGATTCGTGACTTTGATGACATAATCCACAGGTTTGCAAATATATGACCAATCGGCTCCTACCATTGTAACATTAATACAGGGTTCGTTAACGGTCGTTGTGACTTCCGAACTGCATTTATTACCGCCGCAATAGGTAACTTTGACTATATTCGTAAATATCCCTCTTTTTTGAGGTATAAATTCCACTTTATACCCTTTTGTTTCACCAGGACATAGATTGCCTAAATTATAGGTTAGCACTTTTTCCCCGGAAGCGTGCTTGAAACCTTGAGGCACTACATTCTCCGCAACCAATCCTTTTGCGATAGCCGTACCGGAATTGACCACTTCCACTTTATATTGTACGGGACGGTATAAGCATACGGTTTCGGGTGCTATTTGAGTAACGGAGACTTCAGGTTTCCCGCATTGCGTATAAGAGGTGATTTGAGGCGACGCATAAACGGTTGCCGCAGTTAAAAAACAACCTTCTTTAAGAGGTTTGATCCAAACCACTATCTTTTTCGTTTCACCTTGCTTCATTTTGTTAATCTTCCAGATTAACTTACCGTTTTCTTTGGAGATGGGCTTAGGATCGCTTTTAAGAAATTCGGCATCCGTCGGCAACTGTTGCGCTATAGTAATATCTATACAATCTTTCTTACTGCAGGCCGTAATTTCTATCGGATAAGGAGATCCTACCGTGGCATATTCCGGAACGGATTGATGGATCTCGATGTTGCAATCGTCGCCCACCTTCATGCAATACATTTTTCCGTAGGAGGAACAATCGATATCTTCGGAATTTTTATTGCCGGTTTTAGGTTGATTCTTTTTAGATTTTTTGCCTCTGGCTTTAGCCAATTTTCCTTGACAACATTCATTGGAAGAAGAGGAAATCTTTTCAGCTACAGCCACATATGCTTTCGAATCGATACCGATGACATGCGTCATCGGTTGCTCACTTATTACCTTCATCCCTCCGTCAGCAAAACAAAAAATCGAACTACTCACTATTAAAACCGAACATATTTTTCGAACGAGCTTGGACAACATAGAATCTCCTAAGATTTTATCCCCTATTTCTTGAAATCACCAACGGAGTACGGCCTTAAATGATGAAAAGCTTCACCGTTAAAATAAATTTTTCTTCTTAATTTATACTTTTGTAAAAATTATTTTTAAAGTTTAGCTCTTTTGTTGAGAGGAGCTGCTTTGAGACCCATTTTTTTGAGGAGCAGTGCATTTTCCGTTTTTGCAATCATTCGATTGAGAACCGGAACTTTGTTTAGGACAAGAGTTACAGCTTTTGGGACATTTCAGCATTTCGGGACAAGAGGGCGTGCAGGGATCGAAACAACAATCCATAACTCGGCAACAACTTCCCAATCCCAAAGCACAACCTGCAATCGCCAGGACCATTAATACTTTTTTCATATAAACTCCTCAAAAAAAAAGATTTCGGTTTAAAAATTAATTCGGACTTTTTTTAAAAAAAATCCTATATAAATCTATTACAAATAAAAAACAAAATTTTATCAAATATTTTTTACTAAAAAGAATGAAATAAATACGTGAAACAACCTAAAAGAATAGGTTGTGATTAAAAACTTATGAGTAAAAACGGACTAAGGTCAGTCATTATCCGAAGGATCCGTCGACTGAGTTTGATCGGAAGCTGAAGCTCCTTCCGTTTCTTCGGCAACTTTTTCTCGACGCTTTTGAAGGATTCGTTTGATCCTATCAACTGCCTCTTCATTTATTTTAAGTTTCGTTCCACGGAAATTACTATACGATTTAAATTTCTGGGGATTGGCATACACCAGTACGGTTTGGGAAGAAAAATTGATCACCAGAACATTATATTTGACATAACGCGCGGCACATCCGACCTTAGCTACAATGGAAGGAGTGACACGTTCTTTCCAGTCCGCTTGCGCTGAACTGTATACGGTGCAGAAACAAATAACCATATGCTTTAAATCCCGCGGATTACGAACCGGCTTTCCGGTTTCCATATATGCTATCAGAATCCTTTCTGCCTTATCCTCATTTCCTTCAGGTATAAAAATAAAGGACGAACGATCACCTAAAGCGGGCTCTAAAATAAAAGAATGATTGCTTTCAGGATCTTTTTGAATAAAAGCTCTGAGTTCGGGTTTAAGCACCAGGGGATTAATGCCGACCTCGGGATTTTCCGTACCGGAGTGCTCCAAGTCATTACTAATCTCATTAAACATCTCTTCTCCGACATCTTTCGGTACTAAGGGAGCCACTTCCACACTTTGCATACCTTCAAAATCTCCGGGTAAAGCGATGGGTTCAATAGAAGAACCGGACGATCCCACAACTTCTTGAGATTCTTCGGGAATCGGATACAAAGCTTCTCTGATTCGTCTCTTGGAAACCCTAATAACAGTATCGGCAGTACTTTGAACGTCGTGCTCGACTTTTTCATAAATCCGACATCTATACATTCGATCGCCTCTCTCAATGCTCTGAACACTTTGAAAGACAAATCCCTCCTTTATCCATGAGTCGGTTGCTGCGA
Protein-coding regions in this window:
- a CDS encoding OmcB family cysteine-rich outer membrane protein, coding for MLSKLVRKICSVLIVSSSIFCFADGGMKVISEQPMTHVIGIDSKAYVAVAEKISSSSNECCQGKLAKARGKKSKKNQPKTGNKNSEDIDCSSYGKMYCMKVGDDCNIEIHQSVPEYATVGSPYPIEITACSKKDCIDITIAQQLPTDAEFLKSDPKPISKENGKLIWKINKMKQGETKKIVVWIKPLKEGCFLTAATVYASPQITSYTQCGKPEVSVTQIAPETVCLYRPVQYKVEVVNSGTAIAKGLVAENVVPQGFKHASGEKVLTYNLGNLCPGETKGYKVEFIPQKRGIFTNIVKVTYCGGNKCSSEVTTTVNEPCINVTMVGADWSYICKPVDYVIKVTNPGDLILRNVRVNFISANGTSVLDAQGAEMCNNNACWIIPEICPGEELVFKVSLKSKHPGKACNRVSVKTNSECGECISCAEITTEWKGLAATHMCVVETNDPICIGDQTVYCIRISNRGTADDTNVILGLKFSKELEPTDVKGPTKGVITGNTVLFEPLDRLPSKCTVEYAVTLKSVATGDARGEATLSSDSLTTPVTDVENTHVY
- a CDS encoding S41 family peptidase, giving the protein MQKSYVFRLSCLLSLCSCSLFGTTTESLQPVNDIVKKLVEYHIDATEIHEDILVKSFATYINNFDPAKVYLLKKDIINYLEPKSSYKKNLLKHYNNRNFSDYKSLNDTIKISIPRARRWRKAWLENAEQTFQEALEVKSLPIKSSFTDDLKLLEEKHKYYFLSIVSGYIKDSPENKYKGKESKLLKLCHKLIESHENDYLCLQEDGKNMTTKDEEKHISVKIIKSIANSLDAHTAYFSETEASALRTQLEKGMCGIGIILKEDIEGILIKDVVPQGPAHESHKVLPNDILKSVNGQSIDGMSFSKVLEILKGPENSTVVLDLEHSKPKKRVEVKITRKKIILGDKRVDVSSEPFANGIIGKINLHSFYEGENNVSSELDLKKSISELQEKNMLGLILDLRENSGGFLSQAVKVSGLFMTNGVVVISRYSDGSVKYYRTFNGNKFYDGPLVILISKNTASASEIVAQTLQDYGIGIIVGDQQTYGKGTVQHQTITGNFKNEPLFKVTVGRYYTVSGKSTQIEGVKSDISVPSKYSEEEIGERYLDNPLLPDSYSAAFEDSLSDINPTAKKWFKKYYVPNLQVKEDRWTTILPNLVINSKIRLENNRNYENFLSVLKNAFETTGTYKEASFGSNDLQMEESVNIIKDMILLSQIRPMDSK